The Nocardia sp. BMG51109 nucleotide sequence TCCCCCCGATCGGAGACCGTCGCGCTACACGATAGTGACGCTACGGACTGGCGTGACGCCAGTAGGGCGGCCGGGTTTCGGAAAATTAGGGACTAAAGTCCCACAATGCGACCCGGGTGATTCCGGCCGATATCGCCTGGCCCCGGTGCGAATCATTTGCGATCCGCGCGGAATCGCGTTCGCGTGGCGCCCGTCACCCGGGCGGTGACCCGGTACGCTCGGGAGCGTGATCACTCGGATGCGGTCGGCGGCGCTGCTGGTGTGCGCGCTCGTCGTGTCCGGGTGGGCCGTGCTCGCGATGCCGGTGAGTGAGCCGAATTCGCTCGTGGCCGTAGGCGCCGTGGCGGCGGTGGCGCTGGCCGTGGTGGCGGCACAGACCGCGCGGGCCACGCTGCTGCCCGTGGTCGTGCACGCCGGGCCGCCGGCATCCGCGCAGCGGCGGCGCCGGGGATCGTTTCTGCGCCAGAGCAATCCGGATGCCGCCGGTCGGGTGCGGCCCAGGGCGCCGGGTAGCGGAGCCTGACCGCGTCGTAGGACGTGGTCGGC carries:
- a CDS encoding DUF6412 domain-containing protein, which produces MITRMRSAALLVCALVVSGWAVLAMPVSEPNSLVAVGAVAAVALAVVAAQTARATLLPVVVHAGPPASAQRRRRGSFLRQSNPDAAGRVRPRAPGSGA